The Juglans regia cultivar Chandler chromosome 10, Walnut 2.0, whole genome shotgun sequence genome includes the window TGGAAGGCTAACTTTGCAGTATGTCATTTCTATAACTGGGGAAACATCAGGTCCATGGGTGTTGTATGCATGCTGCTCTTGATGTCGAGCTCCCAGCAACATCTTCATGCCATTTGTTCGGCCTACAATATGAGAAGCGctgagttttttaaaaaatagcaaataatttgtatttatagtTCGTATTCttattaagatataaatattttattacatagaCTCGTATAAATAACGGATGAGATAACAAGATGTGCTAAATTAAATCGTccataacttaaaatcttaaCAAGACTCGTATAAATAACGGATGAGATAACAAAACTTAATAACTTGTTTAATAATCAATTAGAATTGAATTAACACTACACGATCCCGCATCTTGACCCGTTTCATGCaaataagttcaacaaacttgtatatataacatgtttgacctaattgacataattttatataaaaattaatatctaGAAATTTTAGTAGCCGCATTATTGTTAATATCTCCAAGAAATGTAACTAAATACCAACAAAAAAtgacaataattttaaaatattaacttataataatatcaatattccAATCTCAACAATAACAAACGGAAGCATACATATTGTATAGTATCTTCAAAAAACATTTAAGCATATTATATGCATTTGATTGCGATTTAAGAGGACTGACTCATTTATTAATCGTGTCTAATCAACTCGATATATTTTAATCGAAACtcatttataacaaaattaaaccCATTTATTTCTTGTTGTATTCATGTTGACTACAGTTGGCTAGATAGTTATTCTTCCTGGATGTTTCATTGCCAATTACTGCTGAGAAGAGTTACAAATGCTTGTGATCAGCTTGTGTAAGCTGGCGAGAGTATTTCACATACAATGACGTTTCTCTTATTTTATGAATATCTTTTCGATTACATATTGGACAGAAACTACAATGAGTTGCATAAAAGCAAATCTAAAACTCAAAGGAACATCATATCTTGAATAGTTCTAAAAACATGAATACGACAGGGACATGCATTACCATGAAATCGACAAATATAGTCGACAATAGAGTGAAGAAGAAAGCAGATATTCTTTCTCATTTGTGAAGGCCACGACGTCGGGGAATAGCAAGTAGATGTTTGGCTCTAGGAACTGTAAGGCCAAACTCCTCGGTCATGTCCAACTCAATTGGTAGCATGTTATTAGGAAGCTTCCAATCAAAGCAATGAATAAGCTGTGCCACCACGAGCCGAACCACGGTTAGACCCAACTGTAACCCAGGGCAGCCTCTTCTCCCAGAGCCGAATGGGAGAAGTTGGAAGTCCCGTCCCCGGAGATCAATGCTACTCTCGACAAACCTTTCTGGGAAGAACTTCTCAGCATCAATCCAAACACTTGGGTCTCGCCCAATTGCCCATGCGTTTATTAACAACCTAGACTTCTTGGGGATGTGGAAGCCTTGGATAATGATGTCCTTTGTGGCCTCATGAGGAATCAGTAGAGGTCCTACTGGATGTAGCCTCATAGTTTCCTTTACAACCATGTCCAAGTATTCTAGCCTATCCAAATCTGATTCCTCTACCATCCTCTCCAAGCCCACTACATCTTCCAGCTCCTTTTGAAGTTTCTTCATTACCCATGGATGCTTGATGACTTCTGAAATTGCCCACTCAATTGATGTTGCAGTAGTGTCCATTGATCCTACAAGCATATCCTGCAACGAAATCATTGTCAAGAAATAAGTGATGAACAACAAATTTGAATCACAGTGAATGATTACCAAGATTATGGCCTTGATATTGGATCGTTCAATAGGGTACTCGGAGTCTTCAGATCCCATGAAACTCAACATGACATCAACAAAGTCCTTAATCTTATTTTCATCTTTGGATTGGGCATGATCGTCaataattttctccaaaaagCCATCAAATATCTTACTAACAGCCTTCATGCGTCGCCTCAACCCCTGAAGGTCCAAGGGACTAGTATAAGGAATGTAGTCACCAAGGTTAGGAGTAGCACCTAGATGCATAGCTTCTTGAATTACAGCCTTGAATCCCCTCTCATCAAAATCCTTATCCATGTACTTCTTCCCCAACACCATACGACAACTCATATCTGCGCTGAGGGACGAGACCTTGGCACTGAGATCAACAACATTACAATCAGAGGCAGCCTTTTCAAGAAACTTCACCAGTAGGCCAAGCTCTTCTTTCCTCATGGATCTGAAAGAATTGATTTTGAGGTTGCCAAGCAATTCAAGGGTGCACATCTTGCGAATGTTGCGCCAATAAGGACCATAAGGAGAAAAGGACAAGCCTTTTTGCTCATACGAGTTGTGCTTTGCAAACTCAGTAGGTGGTCTACTAGCAAACACAAGGTCATGAGTTTTAAGAAACAGCTCAGCAGCTTGGGGGGAGGAGACAACAATGGTGGGCACAATGCCTAAGCGCAAGTGCATGATGGGGCCATATTTTTGGGCTAGTTGATGAAGATCTCGATGAggaaattttccaaaaatataaagattccCGAAGATAGGCAAGCCTCTTGGACCAGGAGGTAGTTTCTTAGTCTTGTTCATGCTTCTCCATGTCCATTCTAACAGGAGGTAAGCAAGAATAACTAACACAAGTATCGCCCACATCGAAGCCATAATAGGCATGTTTCACTCAGA containing:
- the LOC109004131 gene encoding cytochrome P450 71AU50-like — encoded protein: MPIMASMWAILVLVILAYLLLEWTWRSMNKTKKLPPGPRGLPIFGNLYIFGKFPHRDLHQLAQKYGPIMHLRLGIVPTIVVSSPQAAELFLKTHDLVFASRPPTEFAKHNSYEQKGLSFSPYGPYWRNIRKMCTLELLGNLKINSFRSMRKEELGLLVKFLEKAASDCNVVDLSAKVSSLSADMSCRMVLGKKYMDKDFDERGFKAVIQEAMHLGATPNLGDYIPYTSPLDLQGLRRRMKAVSKIFDGFLEKIIDDHAQSKDENKIKDFVDVMLSFMGSEDSEYPIERSNIKAIILDMLVGSMDTTATSIEWAISEVIKHPWVMKKLQKELEDVVGLERMVEESDLDRLEYLDMVVKETMRLHPVGPLLIPHEATKDIIIQGFHIPKKSRLLINAWAIGRDPSVWIDAEKFFPERFVESSIDLRGRDFQLLPFGSGRRGCPGLQLGLTVVRLVVAQLIHCFDWKLPNNMLPIELDMTEEFGLTVPRAKHLLAIPRRRGLHK